A DNA window from Robbsia sp. KACC 23696 contains the following coding sequences:
- a CDS encoding gamma-glutamyltransferase family protein encodes MQFNWNNPYPTPRTPIFARNAVSTSHPLAAQAGLQMLFKGGSAVDAIIATAAVLTIVEPVSNGLGSDAFAIVSDGNGLHGLNSSGISPAAWNPEYFKNKYGVDGKGIAKRPERGVDSVTVPGAVAAWGALHERFGKLPFADLFEPAIALARRGHTIAPMVAKKWAAAVPLLKDQPGFADVFMPHGRAPQTGEHFMMPAAARTFERIAETQGRDYYEGEIAEALVSFLQKHGGAHTMADFRAFKPEWVKPISQDYAGYELHEIPPNGQGIAALIALGILKHHDVGSYPVDSLESQHLQIEAMKLAFADVYRYVSDPQSMEVTPEQMLDPGYLASRAKLIDMDKAAMFTFGRPVAGGTVYLTAADENGMMVSFIQSNFMGFGSGVVHPDWGISLQNRGCGFSMDPVSPNVVAGHKRPFHTIIPGFLTHQGVPRMSFGVMGGDMQPQGHMQTVIRMLTYGQNPQAACDAPRWKVNRDFTLDLESTMPAAVVEGLKAKGHVLKSVNDPYMDFGAGQFIWRLSEARDHGYVAASDSRRDGHAVGF; translated from the coding sequence ATGCAATTCAACTGGAATAATCCCTATCCCACGCCGCGCACGCCGATTTTCGCGCGGAACGCGGTGTCCACATCGCATCCTTTGGCCGCGCAGGCGGGGCTGCAGATGCTGTTCAAGGGGGGCTCGGCTGTCGATGCGATCATCGCCACCGCTGCCGTGTTGACGATTGTCGAACCGGTGTCGAACGGGCTGGGCAGCGATGCCTTCGCGATCGTCTCGGATGGCAACGGCTTGCATGGGCTGAATTCGTCGGGCATTTCGCCGGCGGCATGGAATCCGGAGTATTTCAAGAACAAGTACGGCGTGGATGGAAAGGGCATTGCCAAGCGCCCGGAACGCGGTGTCGATTCAGTGACGGTGCCGGGCGCGGTGGCCGCATGGGGCGCCTTGCACGAGCGCTTCGGCAAGCTGCCGTTCGCCGATCTGTTCGAGCCGGCGATTGCACTGGCGCGCCGCGGTCATACGATCGCGCCGATGGTGGCGAAGAAATGGGCCGCTGCCGTCCCGCTGCTGAAAGACCAGCCGGGCTTCGCCGATGTGTTCATGCCGCACGGTCGCGCGCCGCAAACGGGCGAGCATTTCATGATGCCGGCCGCGGCGCGCACCTTCGAGCGCATCGCCGAGACCCAGGGTCGCGATTACTACGAAGGTGAAATCGCCGAAGCGCTGGTGTCCTTCCTGCAGAAACACGGCGGGGCGCATACGATGGCGGATTTCCGCGCGTTCAAGCCGGAGTGGGTCAAGCCGATCAGTCAGGATTACGCCGGGTATGAGCTGCACGAGATTCCGCCGAACGGGCAGGGGATCGCCGCGCTGATCGCCTTGGGCATCCTGAAGCATCACGATGTCGGCAGCTATCCGGTGGACTCGCTCGAATCGCAGCATCTGCAGATCGAAGCGATGAAGCTGGCCTTCGCCGATGTCTATCGCTACGTGTCGGACCCGCAGTCGATGGAAGTGACGCCGGAGCAGATGCTCGATCCGGGCTATCTGGCCTCGCGTGCGAAGCTGATCGATATGGACAAGGCCGCGATGTTCACGTTCGGCCGCCCGGTTGCAGGCGGGACCGTATATCTGACCGCCGCCGACGAGAATGGCATGATGGTGTCCTTCATTCAGTCGAACTTCATGGGCTTCGGCTCCGGCGTCGTGCATCCGGACTGGGGCATCAGCCTGCAGAATCGCGGTTGTGGTTTCTCGATGGACCCGGTGTCGCCGAATGTCGTCGCGGGCCACAAGCGTCCGTTCCATACGATCATTCCGGGCTTCCTGACGCATCAAGGCGTGCCGCGCATGAGCTTTGGCGTGATGGGCGGCGACATGCAGCCGCAAGGCCATATGCAGACGGTGATCCGGATGTTGACCTACGGCCAAAACCCGCAGGCGGCGTGCGATGCGCCGCGCTGGAAGGTCAATCGCGATTTCACGCTGGATCTCGAAAGCACCATGCCGGCAGCGGTCGTCGAAGGTCTGAAGGCGAAAGGCCATGTGTTGAAATCGGTCAACGACCCGTATATGGATTTCGGCGCGGGTCAGTTCATCTGGCGTTTGTCCGAAGCGCGGGATCACGGTTACGTGGCGGCCAGCGATTCGCGACGCGACGGTCACGCGGTAGGCTTCTGA
- a CDS encoding LysR family transcriptional regulator, producing the protein MSTSDSRELVRKLSTRLRMRHLLLLLQIREHGSVTRAAEHMATGQPALTNALAEIEALFGAPLFSRSPRGMTPTPLGDVVLERARAILHDLDRMALDVGALVSGAATQLRVGVIPFVSSQLLMQAIRGMLSETARRVTVTVDEGNSDELIARLRDRSLDLIVARARPLRPAPSGSVDDLVYAALYQQQPRLIANRRLAARLGRRKLDWRDLSELEWVMGATGTPVRGEVERLFTAAAAPVPEPIIETNASKLIGDAIAEGERTVALVPADIAQELVRTAGVAIVPWSLTWALPPIGIWTRADNPRASRGIDASFIAALRAAVLADANARPAGSL; encoded by the coding sequence ATGTCCACATCCGATTCCCGCGAGCTGGTTCGAAAGTTGAGCACCCGGCTGCGCATGCGGCACCTGCTGCTGCTGTTGCAGATTCGCGAGCATGGCTCGGTTACGCGTGCCGCCGAACATATGGCTACCGGCCAGCCGGCGTTGACCAACGCGCTGGCGGAAATCGAGGCCTTGTTCGGTGCGCCCTTGTTTTCGCGTTCCCCGCGCGGAATGACGCCGACGCCGCTGGGCGACGTCGTTCTGGAGCGAGCGCGGGCCATTCTGCACGATCTGGATCGGATGGCGCTCGATGTCGGCGCGCTGGTCTCCGGCGCGGCGACGCAGCTACGCGTGGGCGTGATTCCCTTTGTTTCCAGTCAGTTGCTGATGCAGGCGATTCGCGGCATGTTGTCTGAAACGGCCCGGCGCGTGACGGTGACGGTCGACGAGGGCAATAGCGACGAATTGATTGCGCGCCTGCGCGACCGTTCGCTGGATCTGATCGTGGCACGGGCGCGGCCTTTGCGGCCGGCGCCGTCGGGCAGCGTCGACGACCTCGTCTACGCGGCGCTCTATCAACAACAGCCGCGATTGATCGCCAATCGGCGCTTGGCAGCCCGGCTCGGCCGGCGCAAGTTGGACTGGCGCGATTTGTCGGAACTCGAATGGGTGATGGGCGCGACCGGGACGCCGGTGCGTGGCGAAGTGGAGCGGCTGTTTACTGCGGCGGCCGCACCGGTGCCGGAGCCGATCATCGAAACCAATGCGTCGAAGCTGATCGGCGATGCGATCGCCGAGGGCGAACGGACCGTCGCGCTGGTGCCGGCCGATATCGCGCAAGAGTTGGTGCGAACGGCCGGCGTGGCTATCGTTCCCTGGTCTCTTACCTGGGCGCTGCCGCCGATCGGCATCTGGACCCGCGCCGATAATCCCCGCGCGTCACGCGGCATCGATGCCAGTTTTATTGCCGCCTTGCGAGCTGCCGTGCTCGCCGATGCGAATGCGCGTCCGGCCGGATCGCTGTAG
- a CDS encoding LysR family transcriptional regulator, which translates to MLKTFCAVAQSGSFSAAADRVALTQAAVSQQMRSLEETLALALFDRSARQITLTRQGRELLPKVAHILTEIDGLYARPEDTLTGPVAIGAVVSVIGALSVAVHALKSAHPALDVRLSSLRSDELVQMVERGDLDVAAVVGSPDHALSPTLEWRPLYTEPIVLVAHPDVAEESVEAVLARHPFIRFDRRVRTGALVDLTLQRLGWRVNEYLELNAIETIATLIRRKVGVAVLPLLHNGGWLRDPQLRIMPLPERTPEREVGMVQRTVFTRRSLTDALLAQLQQ; encoded by the coding sequence ATGTTGAAAACGTTTTGCGCGGTGGCGCAGTCCGGCTCCTTCTCCGCAGCCGCGGATCGCGTCGCCCTGACGCAGGCCGCGGTCAGCCAGCAAATGCGCAGCCTGGAGGAAACGCTCGCACTCGCCTTGTTCGACCGCAGCGCGCGGCAGATCACGCTGACGCGCCAGGGCCGCGAATTGTTGCCCAAGGTCGCGCATATCCTGACCGAAATCGACGGGCTGTATGCGCGGCCCGAGGACACGCTGACCGGCCCGGTCGCCATCGGCGCGGTCGTGTCGGTGATCGGCGCGCTGTCGGTCGCCGTGCACGCACTGAAGAGCGCCCATCCGGCATTGGATGTGCGCCTCTCGTCATTACGTTCGGACGAACTGGTGCAGATGGTCGAACGCGGCGATCTCGACGTCGCCGCGGTGGTCGGCAGCCCCGATCATGCCTTGTCGCCCACATTGGAATGGCGTCCGCTCTACACGGAGCCGATCGTGCTGGTGGCGCACCCCGACGTCGCCGAGGAATCGGTGGAAGCGGTGCTCGCGCGCCATCCCTTCATTCGCTTCGATCGACGCGTGCGCACTGGGGCCTTGGTCGACCTGACGCTGCAGCGTCTGGGCTGGCGCGTCAACGAGTACCTCGAATTGAATGCGATCGAAACGATCGCCACGCTGATTCGCCGCAAGGTTGGCGTTGCCGTGCTGCCGCTGCTGCATAACGGCGGCTGGCTGCGCGACCCGCAGTTGCGCATCATGCCGCTGCCGGAGCGCACGCCGGAGCGCGAGGTCGGGATGGTCCAGCGGACCGTCTTTACGCGCCGGTCTCTCACCGACGCACTGCTGGCGCAATTGCAGCAGTAG